Proteins encoded together in one Bacteroides ovatus window:
- a CDS encoding GNAT family N-acetyltransferase, with translation MKLHHIAIWTFRLEELKEFYVRFFGGKSNEKYINPKKGFESYFISFGEGTDLELMSRIDVQNTPIEENRAGLTHFAFTFPSQEEVLRFTEQMRSEGYTIAGEPRTSGDGYFESVVLDPDGNRIECVYRKTANESKNKARQETEIDSIPPVTLHTERLFLRPFEKRDAETFFACCQNPNLGNNAGWPPHRTLDESRRILHSTFINQEGIWAVILKDTKQLIGSVGIIPDPKRENPQVRMLGYWLDESHWGKGYMTEAVQGVLNYGFEELRLSLITATCYPHNKRSQKVLKKNGFIYEGTLHQAELTYNGNIYDHQCYYLPGISQPTPEDYDEILHVWEMSVRHTHDFLTEEHIQFYKPLVRKHYLPAVELFVIRNANGKIAAFMGLSDELIEMLFVHPDEQGKGYGKRLIEYARDKKHMDKVDVNEQNEKALQFYLHLGFQVIGRDETDSMGKPFPILHLQLPEADSANRD, from the coding sequence ATGAAACTACATCATATCGCTATCTGGACCTTTCGTCTGGAAGAATTAAAAGAGTTCTATGTCCGCTTCTTCGGAGGAAAAAGCAACGAAAAATATATCAATCCCAAGAAAGGATTCGAGTCCTATTTTATCTCTTTTGGAGAGGGAACAGACTTGGAACTGATGAGCCGTATAGATGTACAGAACACTCCCATTGAAGAAAACAGGGCTGGACTGACACACTTTGCTTTCACCTTCCCCAGCCAGGAAGAAGTATTACGCTTCACCGAACAAATGCGTTCGGAAGGATATACCATCGCCGGCGAACCGCGTACTTCGGGAGACGGATACTTTGAAAGTGTAGTCCTCGATCCTGACGGAAACCGGATTGAGTGCGTATATCGGAAAACAGCAAACGAATCGAAAAACAAAGCAAGACAGGAAACTGAAATAGATAGTATTCCCCCCGTGACGCTCCATACAGAACGTTTGTTTCTCCGCCCTTTCGAAAAAAGAGATGCAGAAACGTTCTTCGCTTGTTGCCAGAACCCGAATCTGGGAAACAATGCCGGATGGCCGCCCCATCGTACGTTGGATGAATCCCGCCGGATACTTCATTCCACATTTATCAACCAAGAGGGAATATGGGCAGTGATACTAAAAGATACAAAACAGCTAATCGGTTCCGTAGGAATTATCCCCGATCCTAAACGCGAAAATCCACAAGTGAGAATGTTGGGTTACTGGCTCGACGAATCTCATTGGGGCAAAGGATACATGACCGAAGCAGTGCAGGGTGTCCTCAACTATGGCTTTGAAGAATTGCGGCTTAGCCTCATCACAGCTACCTGTTATCCACACAACAAACGTTCGCAGAAAGTACTGAAAAAGAACGGTTTCATCTACGAAGGTACACTTCATCAGGCAGAACTGACTTACAACGGAAACATCTACGACCACCAGTGCTACTACCTGCCCGGCATCTCCCAACCTACTCCGGAAGACTATGATGAAATCCTCCATGTATGGGAAATGTCCGTTCGCCACACTCATGATTTCCTGACAGAAGAACATATCCAGTTCTATAAACCACTGGTGCGGAAGCATTATCTACCCGCTGTTGAACTTTTTGTCATCCGAAATGCCAACGGAAAGATTGCCGCCTTCATGGGATTGAGCGACGAACTGATCGAAATGTTATTTGTACACCCCGACGAGCAGGGAAAAGGATATGGCAAACGATTAATAGAATATGCAAGAGACAAAAAACATATGGATAAGGTGGACGTAAACGAGCAGAATGAAAAAGCACTCCAGTTCTATCTCCATTTGGGATTCCAAGTCATCGGCAGAGATGAAACGGACAGCATGGGTAAACCTTTCCCCATTCTTCATTTGCAACTGCCGGAAGCTGATTCCGCTAATAGAGATTAA
- a CDS encoding helix-turn-helix domain-containing protein: METIENIKSNHLHLGKKIERVRRLRGMTQTELGQLLGITKQAVSKMEQTEKIDDERLEKIASALGVTTDGLKEYNEETVLYNTNNFYENCGVKNAIGNNQTFNNFPIEQTIELFEKLLEKQKEQFESLKKEK, encoded by the coding sequence ATGGAAACAATAGAAAATATAAAATCAAATCACCTTCACCTTGGGAAAAAGATAGAACGTGTACGCAGACTTCGCGGTATGACTCAAACGGAGCTAGGCCAATTATTAGGAATAACCAAGCAGGCTGTTTCAAAAATGGAACAAACCGAGAAAATTGACGATGAACGATTAGAAAAAATAGCCTCTGCATTAGGAGTTACTACCGACGGATTGAAAGAGTATAACGAAGAAACAGTTTTATATAACACAAATAATTTTTACGAGAATTGTGGTGTAAAAAATGCAATTGGTAATAACCAAACATTCAATAATTTTCCCATAGAACAAACGATTGAACTCTTTGAGAAACTGTTAGAGAAACAGAAAGAACAATTTGAGAGCTTAAAAAAAGAGAAATAG
- a CDS encoding DUF6078 family protein, with product MKEEPDSLSVPYNFARCFNDQCPQASKCLRHIATQLDTIDNLYISIVNPARYPADGNQYECFKTAVKVHMAWGLKQLLNRIPYEDAVSIRIQLVGHYGKTGYYRFYRGERGLMPKDQAYIKQLFRNKGIKEEPTYQRYTEEYIW from the coding sequence ATGAAAGAAGAACCCGACAGTCTGTCTGTCCCTTACAATTTTGCCCGTTGCTTCAACGATCAATGTCCACAAGCCTCAAAATGCCTGCGCCACATAGCTACACAACTTGATACAATTGATAACCTTTATATCTCCATTGTTAATCCGGCACGTTATCCTGCAGATGGGAATCAATACGAATGTTTTAAAACTGCTGTAAAAGTCCATATGGCATGGGGACTTAAACAGTTGCTTAACAGAATTCCTTATGAGGATGCAGTCAGTATCAGAATACAATTAGTGGGACACTACGGGAAAACAGGATATTATCGGTTCTATCGTGGAGAACGGGGGCTTATGCCTAAAGACCAAGCCTATATAAAACAACTGTTCCGTAATAAAGGAATAAAAGAAGAACCAACTTACCAACGCTACACAGAAGAATATATTTGGTAA
- the bla gene encoding class A beta-lactamase, subclass A2: MRSFIVFLCLVPTLLFAQQTQLETQLKEAIKGKKAEIGIAVIIDGKDTITVNNDIHYPLMSVFKFHQALALADYMGKQGQSLETRLAIKKSDLKPDTYSPLRDKYPQGGIEMSIADLLKYTLQQSDNNACDILFDYQGGPDAVNKYIHSLGIRECAIVGTETAMHEDLNLCYENWTTPLAAAELVEIFRKKPLFPKVYKDFIFQTMVECQTGQDRLVAPLLDKKITVGHKTGTGDLNAKGQQIGCNDIGFVLLPGGRTYSIAVFVKDSEENNQANSKIIADISRIVYEYVMQH, from the coding sequence ATGCGTTCATTCATAGTATTTCTTTGTTTAGTCCCCACCCTCCTGTTTGCCCAACAAACTCAACTGGAGACACAGTTGAAAGAAGCCATCAAGGGAAAGAAGGCCGAAATAGGAATAGCCGTCATCATTGATGGGAAAGATACGATAACTGTCAATAATGATATTCACTATCCACTGATGAGCGTATTCAAGTTTCATCAGGCATTAGCATTGGCAGATTATATGGGAAAACAGGGGCAATCGCTGGAAACCCGGTTAGCCATAAAAAAATCGGATTTAAAGCCGGATACTTACAGTCCGCTACGGGATAAATATCCGCAGGGTGGAATTGAAATGAGTATTGCCGACCTGCTAAAATATACACTTCAACAGAGTGACAACAATGCCTGCGATATTCTTTTTGATTATCAGGGAGGTCCGGATGCCGTAAACAAGTATATCCATTCACTAGGAATTCGGGAATGTGCCATTGTCGGTACGGAAACTGCCATGCACGAAGACTTGAACCTATGTTATGAAAACTGGACTACTCCGTTAGCCGCAGCCGAATTAGTGGAAATATTCCGTAAGAAGCCATTGTTTCCCAAAGTGTACAAAGACTTCATATTTCAAACAATGGTAGAATGTCAAACCGGGCAAGACCGTCTGGTTGCTCCGTTGCTCGACAAAAAAATAACCGTAGGTCATAAAACCGGAACGGGAGATCTTAATGCGAAAGGACAACAAATCGGTTGTAATGACATCGGTTTCGTTCTTTTGCCCGGTGGACGTACTTATAGTATAGCTGTCTTCGTGAAGGATTCCGAAGAAAATAATCAGGCGAACAGTAAGATTATCGCTGATATTTCCCGTATCGTTTACGAATATGTAATGCAGCATTAA
- a CDS encoding BT4734/BF3469 family protein, producing MKITQFRKNEDTIALSVMDLDILVNKIKTEIKSRPVSTFREHLRYTLPDERCMFANKLPQIIPAAEFRKVNGQKQMKNYNGIVELTIGPLSNKSEIALVKQKACEQPQTRCVFMGSSGKTVKIWTTFTRPDNSLPNTREEAELFHAHAYRLAVKCYQPQIPFDILPKEPTLEQYSRLSHDPDIIYRPDSVQFYLSQPSSMPEETTFREAVQAEKSPLTRAVPGYDAENAFLMLFEAAFRKAYADLREAGLELSEDTWHPLVVQLAKNCFASGLPQEEVVKRTVFHFYMYKQEELIRQMIGNIYTECKGFGKNISLTKEQQLALQTEEFMKRRYEFRHNTQIGEVEYRERLSFRFRFNPLDKRALNSIALDAQMEGIPLWDRDISRYIYSNRVPVFNPLEDFLYRLPAWDGKDRIRALAATVPCKNPYWMDLFHRWFLNMVSHWKGSNKKYANSVSPLLVGPQGTRKSTFCRSIMPPTGRSYYTDGIDFSRKKDAELYLNRFALINIDEFDQVSSTQQGFLKHILQKPVLNVKKPHGSAVLEMRRYASFIATSNQKDLLTDPSGSRRFICIEVTGVIDTNRPIDYEQLYAQAMYELEHGERYWFDQEEEKIMVENNREFEQVPPEEQLFFRYFRAAQPEEGEWLSPAEIMEDIQKGSSIPMSVKRVNSFGRILKKQEIPSKHTRSGTLYHVVRLIIR from the coding sequence ATGAAAATTACTCAATTTCGTAAGAACGAAGATACGATAGCGCTTAGCGTAATGGATCTTGATATACTGGTAAATAAGATAAAGACAGAAATAAAATCCCGTCCTGTTTCTACATTCAGAGAGCATTTGCGATATACCCTTCCCGATGAACGGTGTATGTTTGCCAATAAACTTCCTCAAATAATTCCTGCTGCCGAATTCCGAAAAGTAAACGGTCAGAAACAGATGAAAAACTACAACGGTATTGTAGAACTGACCATCGGTCCTTTATCCAATAAGTCGGAAATCGCTTTAGTGAAACAAAAAGCCTGTGAGCAACCACAAACCCGTTGTGTTTTTATGGGTTCAAGTGGCAAAACGGTGAAAATATGGACTACCTTTACCCGACCGGACAACTCGCTTCCCAACACCCGGGAAGAAGCGGAATTATTCCATGCCCATGCTTATCGATTGGCTGTGAAATGTTATCAGCCCCAGATTCCATTCGATATACTTCCCAAAGAGCCGACTTTAGAACAATATTCACGCTTATCCCACGATCCGGACATCATATATCGTCCGGATTCAGTCCAGTTTTATCTCTCTCAACCATCATCAATGCCCGAAGAAACCACTTTCCGTGAAGCGGTTCAGGCGGAGAAATCTCCATTGACTCGTGCCGTACCGGGATATGATGCGGAAAATGCATTTCTGATGCTTTTCGAAGCCGCTTTTCGGAAAGCTTATGCCGATCTTAGGGAAGCGGGACTCGAATTGAGCGAAGACACATGGCATCCTTTAGTCGTCCAACTGGCTAAAAACTGTTTTGCTTCGGGACTTCCGCAAGAAGAAGTCGTGAAACGTACCGTTTTCCACTTCTATATGTATAAACAGGAGGAGCTTATCCGGCAAATGATTGGTAATATATATACAGAGTGCAAAGGCTTTGGTAAGAATATCAGCCTGACTAAAGAGCAGCAACTCGCCTTGCAAACAGAAGAATTCATGAAACGCCGCTATGAATTCCGCCATAACACTCAAATTGGTGAGGTAGAATATCGTGAAAGGCTTTCTTTCCGTTTCCGCTTCAATCCTCTCGACAAACGTGCGCTGAATAGCATTGCTTTAGATGCGCAAATGGAAGGCATCCCGTTGTGGGACAGGGATATTAGTCGTTATATTTACTCCAACCGTGTGCCTGTATTCAACCCGTTGGAAGATTTTCTCTACCGGCTTCCTGCGTGGGACGGCAAAGACCGTATCCGTGCATTGGCAGCCACCGTCCCTTGTAAGAATCCGTATTGGATGGATTTGTTCCACCGTTGGTTCCTCAATATGGTTTCTCATTGGAAAGGAAGCAATAAAAAGTATGCAAACAGTGTTTCGCCCTTACTTGTCGGACCGCAAGGGACACGTAAATCCACCTTTTGCCGGAGCATAATGCCCCCTACCGGGCGTTCCTACTATACCGACGGTATTGATTTCTCCCGAAAGAAAGATGCCGAACTTTACCTCAATCGTTTTGCGCTTATCAATATCGATGAATTTGACCAGGTGAGTTCGACACAACAAGGCTTCCTGAAACATATTCTGCAAAAGCCTGTACTGAATGTGAAGAAACCTCATGGCAGTGCCGTGCTTGAAATGCGTCGGTACGCCTCATTCATAGCCACGAGCAACCAAAAAGACTTGTTGACCGACCCTTCCGGCAGTCGTCGTTTTATTTGTATCGAAGTGACCGGAGTGATTGACACCAACCGTCCGATAGACTATGAGCAGCTTTACGCACAAGCTATGTATGAACTGGAACATGGCGAACGTTACTGGTTCGATCAGGAGGAAGAAAAGATCATGGTAGAAAACAACCGTGAATTTGAACAAGTCCCGCCGGAAGAGCAACTTTTCTTCCGTTATTTTCGTGCCGCGCAGCCTGAAGAAGGGGAGTGGCTGTCTCCAGCAGAGATTATGGAAGATATTCAAAAAGGCAGTTCAATCCCGATGTCTGTCAAGAGGGTTAATTCTTTCGGAAGAATACTGAAAAAGCAAGAAATCCCTTCTAAACATACGCGTAGCGGTACGCTTTATCATGTTGTAAGACTAATAATCAGGTGA
- a CDS encoding helix-turn-helix domain-containing protein — protein MDVEIKEKENRRHVGRNLQRIRVYLGMKQEALAADLGVNQQVISKIEKQEEIEEGFLKRIAEVLGISEEVIKDFDVEKTIFNINHHNYKDANISEGATTYAIVQQINPLEKIVELYERLLKSEQDKIEILKKYMK, from the coding sequence ATGGATGTTGAAATAAAAGAGAAAGAAAACCGAAGACATGTCGGGCGCAATTTACAAAGGATTCGTGTATATTTAGGCATGAAACAGGAAGCGCTGGCTGCCGATCTTGGTGTAAATCAGCAGGTCATTTCAAAGATTGAGAAACAAGAGGAAATAGAAGAAGGTTTTCTAAAAAGAATTGCTGAAGTGTTGGGGATATCCGAAGAAGTCATTAAAGACTTTGATGTTGAAAAGACGATTTTCAATATTAATCATCATAATTATAAGGATGCAAATATCTCTGAAGGTGCTACTACATACGCCATCGTTCAACAAATAAATCCACTTGAAAAGATAGTTGAGTTATATGAGCGTTTATTGAAAAGTGAGCAAGATAAAATTGAGATCCTGAAAAAATATATGAAATAA
- a CDS encoding HEPN domain-containing protein — MKKSIKRLPKRTQEELTVLLDLVRKNIRNCQMVILFGSYARGNYVLWDSNIEFGVHTSYQSDYDILVVITGPAKQVEEKLHRITNKYHDLFADRRHAFPQFIVEHINTVNRNLEISQYFFTDIVKEGIMLYDSGKCELAKPRKLSFREIRDIAQKEFDELYPYACGLLEGVKEYYLPKKQTKISAFLLHQTCEKLYNCILMVFTNYRPKSHKIKELGGMVKRFSMELTTVFPQNTDAEKECFDLLCRSYIEARYNKDFSISQEQLEYLISRIDILKDITERLCKEKIVEYDTMMK; from the coding sequence ATGAAAAAGTCTATAAAACGTTTACCCAAACGTACGCAGGAAGAATTGACAGTCTTGCTGGATTTAGTGCGTAAGAACATCAGGAATTGTCAGATGGTTATCCTGTTCGGAAGTTATGCAAGGGGAAACTATGTTTTATGGGATAGTAATATAGAATTCGGTGTGCATACTTCCTATCAGAGTGATTATGATATTCTTGTGGTCATAACCGGACCGGCTAAGCAAGTGGAAGAGAAATTACACCGTATTACGAATAAATATCATGACTTGTTTGCAGACCGTCGTCATGCTTTTCCGCAATTTATAGTAGAGCATATTAATACAGTAAACCGTAATTTGGAAATCAGCCAGTATTTCTTTACGGATATAGTAAAGGAGGGTATCATGCTTTACGATAGTGGTAAATGTGAATTGGCTAAACCACGTAAGTTGAGCTTTAGGGAGATTCGGGATATTGCGCAAAAAGAATTTGATGAATTATATCCATATGCTTGCGGGCTTTTAGAAGGGGTGAAAGAATATTATTTGCCTAAGAAACAAACTAAGATTTCAGCTTTTCTTCTTCATCAGACGTGTGAGAAACTTTATAATTGTATCCTGATGGTCTTTACAAACTATCGCCCAAAGAGTCATAAAATCAAAGAACTTGGTGGGATGGTGAAGCGTTTTTCTATGGAATTAACCACAGTCTTTCCTCAAAATACGGATGCAGAGAAAGAATGTTTTGATTTATTATGCCGTTCTTACATTGAAGCTCGCTATAACAAAGATTTCAGTATCTCACAAGAACAACTGGAATATCTTATTTCCCGCATAGATATTCTGAAAGATATTACCGAACGCTTATGTAAGGAGAAGATTGTGGAATATGATACGATGATGAAATAA